The Mucilaginibacter rubeus genomic interval CAAGGGGTATGAAAAAGGTCTGCTATCTATAAGCGTAGCTTCTACTGATAAAGATCCGGGTACGGTACATGAGTGGCAAGGCTTAGATCATCCGGTATTATCAAGCATTGATAAGGATGTAAGCTGGTGGGATAACCATACGCAGTATAAGCAAACCGTAATCTGGGATAAAAAGAAGCTGACAGGTCACCCTTTCATTATGTATTACAATGCCAATGGCGACAGCGTAAATAAAAAACGTGGTGCCGAGCGGATTGGCATGGCCGTATCTGATGATATGCTGCATTGGAAACGCTTCGGTAAAGACCCGGTGTTGAATCACGGCGACGGTATCACCGGCGATCCGTATATCCAACAAATAGGAAACGTATATGTAATGTTCTATTTCGGAGCGTTCTGGAAGACTGGTGACTCGGGCGTATTTAATCGCTTTGCCTGCTCGTATGACCTGGTACACTGGACAGACTGGACAGGCGAGAAGCTCATTCAATCGTCCGAGCCTTATGATAATATGTTTGCCCATAAATCGTGCGTGGTGAAGTATAAAGGCGTAGTTTATCACTTTTATTGTGCCGTAAACAAAGCCGATCAGCGAGGTATAGCAGTTGCTGTATCAAAAGATTTGGGTAAAAGCGAGCTCAACTTTGTAGCGCCGCCTGTTAAGAAAAGCAAATCGAAATAAATGAGGCTACGTTATTTATATACGCTGTGTTTGGTGTTTTTCACGGCCGGTTTTGTATCTGCCCAAAACATACGCAAAACTGAGAGCTTCAATGCCGGCTGGAAGTTTTTTTTAGGCGATGATAGCGTTGCTAACGCGATAAAATATGATGATAGTCACTGGCGGAAACTCGACCTTCCGCATGATTGGAGCATCGAAGGTAAATTCGACAGTAAAAACCCCTCCACACAGGCTGAAGGTGGATTGCCAGCCGGCATTGGCTGGTACCGTAAAAACTTTCTCATCCCGGCATCATCAAAAGCTAAAACTATTTTGATTGATTTTGACGGTGTTTTTCATAACAGCGAAGTTTGGATCAATGGCCATTATTTAGGTAAACGACCTAACGGTTATATCTCATTCAGGTATGATTTAACGCCTTACCTCCAATTCGGCACACAACAAAATGTTATAGCTGTGAGGGTGGATAACAGCGATCAGCCTAATTCGCGCTGGTATACCGGTTCGGGCATTTACCGTAATGTGTGGCTGACGACCGTCAATAAAATTCATCTGCCACAATGGTCATCATTTATCACTACACCGCAGGTTGATCATCAAAATGCGGAGATCAGTATTCGCACGGTTTTGCCGGGTTCCATAAACTCAGGGTTTAAGCTTAAAGCTTCTGTTCTGGATGATCAAGTTAAGGTTGTCGGATCTGTCATAACACCAATAACCGATACCGTAATTCAGCAAAGTATTCGGTTAAGTAATCCTCAACTATGGTCGGTAAAACATCCTTACCTGTACAAAGTAAAATTGCAGTTGATAGCTGGTAATCGGGTTATTGATGATTATACTACTACCACAGGCATTAGGTATTTTAATTTCGATGCAGATAAAGGTTTCAGTCTAAATGGTGAGCCAATGAAGATTCTTGGTGTTTGTCTGCATCATGATCAGGGGGCTTTGGGCACGGCTGTTAATACACGCGCTATTGAACGACAATTGCAGATATTGAAGGATATGGGCTGCAATGCCATCCGTACCTCACATAATCCGCCAGCGCCGGAGTTACTTGATCTGTGCGATAAAATGGGTTTGCTGGTGATGGATGAAGCCTTTGATATGTGGAAGAAGAAAAAGAGCAAACACGACTATCACGAAGATTGGGACGAATGGCATGTGAAAGACTTGCAAGACCAGGTTTTACGCGATCGCAACCATCCATCCATTTTTGCCTGGAGTATCGGCAACGAGATCAGGGAACAATTTGATAGTACCGGCGTGAGCATAGGCCGAGAGCTGGTGAACATTGTAAAGCAGTTGGATAATACCAGGCCTGTTACATCGGCTTTGAGCGATGCGGATCCTAAAAAGAATTTCATTTACCAGTCGGGAGCGCTTGATCTGGTTGGCTTAAACTACCACCAGGAAGTATACGCCGATTTTCAGAAAAACTATCCCGGGCAAAAGTTTATCGGCACCGAAAACATGTCGGCCCTGGCAACAAGGGGACATTATGATATGCCCTCGGATAGTATCAGGCGCTGGCCAAAAGATGGTAAAACTCCTTTGAAAGATGGTAATGCCGATTTTACGGTATCATCTTACGATAATGTTTCGGCCTATTGGGGTTCAACGCACGAGGAAACCTGGAAGATCATCAAAAAACATGATTTCCTTTCAGGCCTTTTTGTGTGGACAGGATTTGACTACATTGGCGAACCTACTCCATACCTGTGGCCTGCCCGCAGCTCATATTTTGGCATTGTTGATCTTGCCGGCTTCCCCAAAGATGTTTATTACATGTACCAAAGCGAGTGGACAACCAAGCCTGTTTTACACCTGTTACCGCACTGGAACTGGAAGCCTGGACAGATAATTGATGTTTGGGCCTATTACAATAATGCCGATGAAGTGGAAGCTTTTTTAAACGGTAAATCGATAGGTGTGAGGAAGAAAATCGGCGATGACCTGCATGTGATGTGGCGCGTTAAATACGAGCCGGGAGTGTTAAAAGCTGTATCGCGCCGCAACGGTAAAGTGGTTATGACCACGCAGGTGGTTACAGCAGGCGAGCCTTATAAAATACAGTTAAAAGCAGATAGGGATAAGATTAGCGCAGATGGCAAAGACTTGTCATATATTACCGTATCTGTTCTGGATAAAAACAATGTACCGGTGCCTGATGCCAATCAGTTGGTGAAGTTTAAAGTGTCCGGACAAGGTATATTGAAAGGAGTGGACAATGGTTCGCAAACCGATCTGGATCCGTTTGTATCTGATCAGCACCATTTGTTTAACGGCTTGGGGTTGGCAATTATCCGATCTAAATCTGTCGCTGGTAAGATTACTGTTAGCGCTATTGCTGATGGGTTACAACCGGCCAGATTAGTTATTCAAGCCAAGCGTTAAGCAGTTATTTATTCATTGCCGTTAACGAAAAAAAGGCAGGATTGTGCGATTCCCCTCTTGAGAGGGGCGGAGGGGTGTGTTTCTGCATTGATAGGTACATAGCAGAAACACACCCCTGCTATCACACGTTCCTACGCGCCCCCTCTCAAGAGGGGAATTTTAAAATCTACAGCCGAGCGGCGGCGTTTTTTGTATTTCTAATAACTATTGCCTCCAGCCGGGTGGTAGCGCTTTATTTATTGAAGATAATATCCTACAATAGCAGGAGAAAATATTACAGTAAAGGTTACCCGTGGTGCGTTAAATTTGTTATACAATTTTAAACCACAATACTAATTTTTACCGTACTACCCGATTAACGCATGAAAGTGTTGCCTGTGTTAGATTTCGCGATTATAGGTATTTACCTTATAGCTATGGTACTGGTTGGTTTTTATTTTTCGCGTAAAAATAAAAATGCCGAGCAGTTCACCGTTGCTTCAGGTTTAATACCCGGCTGGGCCATCGGTTTATCAATTTATGCCACTTTTTTAAGCAGTAACACCTTTTTGGGAGTACCCGGCAAAGCTTACGGGGGCAACTGGAACGCTTTTGTATTTAGCTTGTCCATGCCATTTGCAGCATGGATAGCGGTTAAATATTTTATACCATTTTATCGTAACACCGGTAATATATCGGCCTATACGCATTTTGAAAAACGCTTTGGTCCCTGGGCAAGGGTTTACGCGGTTATATGTTTTTTGCTTACGCAGATAGCCCGCATGGGATCCGTGTTTTTCGGCATTGCATTGAGTTTGCAGGCGCTTACCGGGCTCTCTATGAAGACCATCATGATCGTTATGGGCATCTCCATCATATTGTATACCGTATCCGGAGGGATCAAGGCTGTGATCTGGACGGAGGTGGTACAGGCTATCATTAAAACTTTAGGAGCTTTGCTGATCATTTACCTGGTGATAAACAGTATCCCCGGCGGCTTTGATAAGATTGTAGAAATTGGCAAAGCCGATCATAAATTTAGTCTTGGCAGTTTTTCGCTTAACCTCACCGAGCCGACATTTTGGGTGATCCTATTCTACGGGTTTTTCATCAATCTTAACAATTTTGGGATGGATCAAAACTATATTCAGCGTTATCATGCTGCTACATCTACTAAACAGGCGGCCAAATCGGTTTGGCTTTGCGTTGGTATTTATGTACCTGCATCTTTTCTGTTTTTTGTAATAGGCTCATGCTTATATGCTTACTACAGTCAGCATCCGGATCTGATCCTGAGCCTTAAACACCAGGTAGCCATTGAGCGCCTGCCTGCTACGGCTTCGGCAAATGAGGTTTCGGCATTTATAAGCAAACTTACGCCTGCTGATTACGGTGATAAGATCATGCCGCATTTTATGGTTACCAAAATCCCGGCAGGGCTGGTTGGCGTTATTGTGGCAGCTATTTTATCGGCCGCTATGAGTACCATCAGTTCGGGCATGAACGCCTCAGCTACTGTTTTTACCATCGATATCTATAAAAGGTATTTTAAGCCACAACTCAACGACAAAAATACTTTGAATGCCCTGCATATTGGCACCGTACTTTTCGGGTTCGCGGGTATGGCGGCTGGGATAGCCATGATAGGGGTAAAGAGTATCCTTGATTTGTGGTGGCAGCTTTCGGGCATTTTTGCCGCGGGTATGCTGGGCTTGTTTTTGCTGGGCATTATTAGCAGGCAAACCCGTAACCATGAAGCCATTATCGCCAGTATTATTGGCGTTTTAGTGATCCTTTGGCTTACTTTTCCATCGCTCATTCCGGAACAGTATGCCGCTCTCCGCAGCACGCTCAATACCAATATGATCATTGTTGCGGGTACGCTTGCCATATTTTTAACAGGAATATTTTTAACCAAAACCAGGCAGTTAACAGTTTAATCATCATCAAATGGAACAATCAAAAAAGGGTTTTATCCCGGTAATGTTAACGCCTTTTAAAGATAACGGCGCGGTTGATTATGTAGCCCTGACCCGCCTTACCGAAATGTATTTACGCGCCGGCGCCGCCGGTGTGTTTGCCAATTGTCTCTCAAGCGAAATGTTTGAACTGAGTGGTGAGGAGCGGCTGGCCATTATCAGGCACGTGGTTGAAACTGTTGACGGCGCTGTGCCCGTAGTTGCTACTGGAACCTTTGGCGGCCCGGTTGAAAAGCAAGCCGATTTTGTAAAAAGAGTTTATGATACAGGCACTTCGGCGGTAATTGCCATCTCAAGTTTATTGGCCGATGCCGATGAACCCGATGCGGTATTTAATGACCGCGTGTTTGATCTCTTCGATCAAACCAAAAATATTCCTTTAGGTTTTTACGAATGCCCGGTGCCCTACAAAAGGTTATTATCGGCAGAGCAGCTTCATCATTTTGCAGCCACCGGCAGGATAATATATCATAAAGATACCTGCCTGAATCTTGACATGGTAAAACAGAAGCTGGAGGCGAGCAAAATTAACCCAGCCTTTGGTTTGTATGATGCTTACATGGTCCACGCGGTAGAATCGCTGAAAGCCGGTTCGGCAGGATTGTCATGTATTCAGGGTAATTTCTTTCCGGAGCTTATTGTTTGGTTATGTGATCATTATGCAGATGAATCGCGTCAGCATGAGGTTGCTATGGTGCAGGAGTTTTTAACCGAAAACATGGATGTAATGCACAATGTATACCCGGTTATCGCAAAATATTATCTTACCAAACGGGGTCTGAAAATATCAACTATCACCCGGCGCGATGTTGGTTATTTTTCACCCGCTATCCGCAATAAGATCGAAGATCTGCATAGCAATTATACAATGTTGCGAAGCGAGATAGGTATATATCAATATTAAGTAAGAGGCTGTTTAAAAATAAAAAAACGTCATTGCGAGGTATGAAGCAATCCCCAACAGGCAGAGAGGCTATGTAAATCCGCCCTGTAAAGTAGGGGATTGCTTCGTACCTCGCAATGACGTTGGAGGATATCAATTTTATTGAATCGTTTTAAAAAACTTTTAAGAATTTTCGCTTTGTTACTTAAGGGTTCAGTTGACGACTTAAGACTTAACCAAATCAAGCAGACACCGCCTGTTTTTGCCCTTTGATGTAACGGCGTTTATATTCAAGCGGTGTCATCCCGGTAACCCTTTTAAAGTGACGGTAGAAGTTAGAGATATTGTTATAACCGCATTCAAAACACAAAACTTCGGTAGGCAGCTTGTCCTCAATCAAAAAGCGACAGGCATGACTGATCCTGATCTCGGTTAAAAAATCAAAGTAAGTTTTCTTGGTCATCAGTTTAAAATAGCGGCAGAATGAGGTAACGCTAAGATTGCCGATAGCTGCTATTTTCTCCAGGCTGATCTCCTGCTTATAGTTGGCCAGTGTATATGAACATACTTTATTGAGGCGGATGGTATCCGATTCGTTGGATTGGTGGAAGTCGCTGTGCGATAGCGTTATCGGTTCAAATTCTTCATTTTCGGCAAGCACTTTCAATATCGATAACAGGATAATGATCCTGTCGAGGTTGGTTGCTTCAACAGCCTGGCGCATCAGTTTGGCCAGTTCGGTTTTTGCTTCGCCCTTAATTACCATACCGCTTTTGGCTTTTTCAAAAAGCTTGGGCAGCATGTAGGCTTCGGGTAAATTTAACAAGTAACGGCCAAGGCAGTCGGGCAAAAAATGAATCACAATCACTTCAACGTTCAATCCCGAATCGGGCAAAAAATATTCGTCCTTGCAGCGCCAGCAGTGCGGCAGGGCCTCACCAAGTAAAGTAATTTCGCCTGGCGAAAAATTGCTGATATTATCACCGATAAACCTAACCCCTTCGCCCTTTATTACGTAGTGCAATTCAAGCTCAGGATGGTAATGCCAGATACCCCTGAAGGTGGGCAAAATATCATGCCTGATACTGAATGAATTTTGCGGTTTTACCGCAACCTTAAGGAAATGGGGCTTCATTTTATAAAAATCAATAAAGGTTAGCAGATCGGCAGGCGATTAGGTATGCGCCGCTTCGGTTTATATTTTTAAAAGTAACAATTTTTAATTAAACCCTATTTGCGACAATGTAATTTTCTTTTGACAAAAATTTAGCTTTACAGGAAAAATGGGTTATGGTAAGATTGTATAATAAATAGATAAATACAAATAGGAAACGCAAAGCCTAACACGTGATATTTGTTCAAGCAACTTGTAAATCAGGCTGCAGGATACCAGGAAATATAAACCAATAAAATTAATTATACTTTTTATCAGGCTTTTAGAACTGACAAGATTTTAACATTTAATTAATTGTGATATAAACAATTAATTGCGTGAAAAACGGCAGTATTCTATGAATTTTTGAGAGGCTTTTTAAATAAGCTGTATAATATTTTAACCAATTAAAACCACCATGAAGCACTTTAAATACATAGCCCTATTGTTATTATCAGTTGCAGGCAGCACCGCTTTTGCACAGGCCCCTGCTGATAACAACTACATTAAAGTAATAACCGAGCGCTCAAACAAAATTGTTACCGGGGCAGGCATTACCGATTCGGTAAAATTTAAGAAAGTGCGTGATATCGTGGTTGCACAATACAACGATTTAAACACAGTTTACGAAGCACGTAAAACAAAAGTAAACGATATTAAAGCGCAAATGCCAGATGATAAAGCAGGTGCTAATACTAAAATAGCCCTTATAGATACCGATGTGGTAAAGCAGGTTAAAGTTTTACATACTGCATACATCAAGAACTTAAATAAAGAGTTAAGTGCCGATGAGGTTGATAAGATAAAAGATGGCATGACTTACCGCATTTATCCAATCACCTACACCGCTTACCAGGACGAAATCCCTAACCTAACCGAAGATCAAAAAAGCAAGATTAAAGGCTGGCTGCTGGAAGCACGGGAAAACGCCATTGATGCCGAATCATCGGAGAAAAAACATGCCTGGTTTGGCAAATTTAAGGGCCGCATTAATAACTACCTGTCTGCACAGGGCTACGATATGAAGAAGGAGGGGGAAGAATGGCAAAAGCGCATCAAGGAGCGACAGGCTGCAAAGCAGTAATTTTTGAACTAACCTAAATATCCCCGGTATCATGATATAAGCTTTAGCCGGGCAAACCAATTATACCAATTAATTAACCTGATCATGAAAATTAAATTATCAAGTTTATGAGAAAACTTTTCCTCTTACTTTCGGTGTTGCTGTGTTTAGGCAGCGCGCTAAAAGCCCAGGATCGTAACATAACGGGTGTCGTTACGGACGAGAAAGGTGCTCCGCTGCCAGGGGTTGCTGTACAGGTAAAGGGCAGCAACACCGGTACATTAACCAATGCCGATGGTAAGTATTCACTTAAGGCTACCAACTTGCAAGCCATTGTGGTTGGAGTTAAATTTCTGGGCTATAACTACCAGGAAAAAGCCCTGAAGATTGGCGAAATGAATGCCGACTTTAAAATGTTGCCATCACAAAACGCCCTTGAGGAAGTGGTTGTAGTTGGTTACGGCACCCAAAAGAAAATTCATTTAACAGGCGCTGTTGCCCCGGTTGATATGAAAACCATCCAGGATATCCCTACTACCAACCTTGCGGCAGCATTGCGCGGAACTAACGCGGCAGTTAGCGTTACCGGTGGTATAGCAAGGCCGGGTCAAAGCGGTACTATCACTATCCGTAACCCGGTTTTCCTGGCCAAAAATGGTGGTAGCACAACTCCCTTATATATTATTGACGGAGTACAACGTACCGAAGCCGATTTCAACCTGCTTGATCAGAGTGAGGTTGAAAATATTTCGATATTGAAGGATGCAGCCGCTGCTATCTATGGTATTTTAGGCGCGAATGGTGTTATTGTGGTAACTACCAAACGCGGTCAGGCAGGTGCACCTAAAGTGAGCTTCAGTTCATCAGTAGGTGTTGCTGATGCTATTCAGTTACCGAAAATGATGTCGGGGGTTCAAATGGCTACTTATCTGAATGATATTGAGCAAACAAGGTATAACCACACCATTACTCCCGAAGGTTACATCAACGGCGATTTAAGCAATAAAGACTTAAAATATTATACGCCTGATGAGCTGGAGTACTTTAAAAACAATAACCAAAATTTCCTGGAACAGGCATTTAAACCGGCCGTAACCACCAGGAACGCGCTTAGCATAACCGGCGGTAATGATAAGGTTACATATTTTGCAGGAGCCAATTACGTAAACCAAAATTCAAACTTTAAAGGTGTAAATACCAACCGTTTTGGCTTTAGGGCCAGTGTTGATGCTAAAGTGGCCAAAGGTTTAAAACTATCGTTATCATTGAGTGAGGATCTTGCCAAAAGTAAAATATACTGGTATAAACTGGCAAGCACCAGCGAAAGCCCTGATAACGACTTTCTGTCGCTTAACCAGGCACCACCATGGCAAAAATATTTTATCGACGGGCATCCTGTATACTTAGGAACCAGCAATAACGATAACCTTAACTTTTTTGCTGTTCAAAATTCAAATAACTACACAGGTAACAATAATACTGTATTTAATGGTTTAGCCAATTTGAGTTACGAAATTCCGGGCATTAACGGGTTAACCGCCAATGTAAGCTATAACCGTAACATCAATAACGCTTTTAACAAGCAATATGGTTCAACATTTTATTACAACCAATACTCTGGCGAAGGCGATAACAACCACATCCCGGGAGGCACTGTGGTAGGTGTAAAAGCCATCAAAAATGGTGACAAGGTTCGTCTTACACCATCATTGGCTGATAATTACCAATTTAACGCTAACCTGACATACCACAAACGCTTTGGCGCGCATGAAATTACCGCCCTTGCGTTGTATGAACAGTATGAATCATACAGCGAAGGTGTTGCAGCTGAGGCAGACGGTGTAATTGTAGGCGGAAAAGACAATCAGACCTTCACCATCGGTGATCAATCATCAAACCAGGCTACATTGGTTAAAGAATATGGCCGTAAAGCGGTTGCAGGCAGGATAAACTACGCTTACGCTGATAAATACCTGGTTGAACTGGCCATGAGGGCCGATGCCAATACCAACTTTGCACCAGGCCACCAGTGGGGATATTTCCCTTCGGCATCGGCAGGTTGGGTAATTTCGAAGGAGAACTTCTTTAAATCAGTAAGCTTTGTTGACCTGTTGAAATTCAGAGGTTCGGTAGGTTTGTTAGGTTCTGATAATACACCTTCATTCCTGTACGCAGTTAACTACCAGTTTGGTACAGGTAACAAGGGCGGTGCGGTTTTCGGCGGTAATGGCGATAGGGGACTGGGCGCGTTGTTAAACATCGCTATCCCTAACGTTAACCTAACCTGGGACCACGACTTGAAAACAAACTACGGTTTGGACGCGGCTTTCCTGAATAACCGTTTATCAGTTTCGGCCGATTATTTCTGGGAGCATCGTTATGATATGTTAGCTTCATTGAATACCTCGGTTCCGGTAACTATTGGCGCCGCGCCATCTGCCGAAAACTATGGTATCATCAATACTTTTGGTTATGAAATATCGGTAAGCTGGAAAGATAAAATAGGATCAAACTTTAGCTACAACTTCAGCCCGTTCTTTTCATGGAGCGATAATAAATATATCAAATATGATATCGCTGCCGCGCAGGTTGGAACCATCCAGGATTTGACAGGCAAATCTGGCGACCCAGGTACATTGGGCTACAAATCCTTGGGCATCATCCGTACCCAGGCTGATGCCGACGCGATCATTGCTGAAAGAGCTGCCGCTGCCGGTGGCGCGCAAAACGTTAAGATCTTCGGTTACACTCCGGCTCCTGGTATGATCAATTACGTTGATAAAAACGGCGATGGTATCATCAAGCAGAATGATATTAACGATCAGTTTTATTTAGGTCATAAAGCCAACAACCACTATAATCTTGGTTTAAACTTAGGTGGTTCATATAAAACACTAAGCCTTAATGTGGTAATGGGAATGAGCTGGGGCGGTACGCAATCAATTGAGAGCGCGGCCATTAAACAGGGTACGGCTAACCAAAACAGACCGGTATTCTGGGCCGATCACTGGACCCCGACTAACACAAACGCAAGATATCCGGATCCATACTATTCAGATGATGTAAGTGCTACAAGTGATTTCTGGTTTGTTAGTCCGTTCACCTGGAATATTTCCAGCGCTAACTTAAGCTATACCCTGCCTGCCGGTTTAACCAAAAGGCTTGGCATGTCAAGCATAAGGGCATACGTGGTAGCAACAAACCCTATCAACTTTGTAAACCCTTTCCCTGATCATTACCGTGATATTTCATCACCATTTGGGGCATATCCCAACTTACGTACAGTATCTTTTGGTTTAAACTTAGGCTTCTAAACTTTGAAAGACATGAAATTATTTAAAACCATATTTGCAGCTTTGATCGTATCAGCCCTGTTTACAAACTGTAAAAAGGTGCTTGATAAGGAGGATCTTACCCATAGTACTCCCGGTCAGGTGTTTAATGACTCAACAGTAGCCATACTAAACATAAATTACCTTTACACTGCCAATCAGCCCGGCTGGTTTGGCGATACCGGCGGCGCCCTTGGTGGTGGCGGCGATAAATGCGACGAGTTTTACAGCGATAACGCGTACGTAAAAGGTACCGTTACTACCGAAACCGTTGGCGATATCGGTACATCGGTAAACATCAGTAATAACTACGGCCGCATCCGTAACATCAACCAATCCCTGCAGGACCTTGATGCCAGTACTTTACCGGCATCAACCAAAAACAGGTATAAAGCACAGGCTTATTTCTGGCGGGCCTTCAGGTATTTTGATCTGGTAAGGTTATACGGTGGTGTTCCGCTGGTATTAAAACCGCTGGATGCCATTGGTCAGGACGCTAAAAACGCGGCTTTATTGCCTCGTAACAAAACTTCAGAATGCTTTAACCAAATTGTAAGCGACTTAGACAGCTGTATCAAATACCTGCCCGCCAAATGGAGCGGAAGCGACTACGGCAGGATCTCATCGGCTGCGGCCGCGGCTTTCAAAGGCAGGGTATTGTTAACTTATGCAAGCCCTCAGTTTAACGCTAATAATGATGCTGCCCGCTGGCAAGCTGCTGCTGACGCCAATGACAAGGCCATTCAGATACTTAATGCCAATAACTATGGCTTAAACCCATCATATGATAATATGTGGTTTACCGAAAGCAGCAGCAACCCTGAAGCTATTTTGGTTACGGGCTATAACACATCAACAACCGATCAGAACCAGAATAACAATACGTACGATAATGCAACCCGTCCGGCTTATTTAGGTACCAAAGGCGGTTCAAACCAGCCAACCTGGGATATTGTAAAATCATACCCGATGCTTGATGGTAAAGCCCCTGGCGCGTCAACCAAATACGTTTATGATGATTCAAAGTTTTTTGCCAACCGCGACCCAAGGTTTAACAAAACCATTGCTTACAACGGTTGTAACTGGCCTATAAACGGTAATACCTCATACCGCCTGTGGACTTATTTTTACTACAACAAGGCAGATGGCTCGGGTGTTAAAACTACCGAACCTACATCGGCAACCGGTTCAGGCTTTTACTTGCGTAAAGCTATCGACCCCAACATCAGCGTATCTAACGCGCAATATGTGGGTACCGATTGGATGGAGATCCGCTATGCCGAAGTGTTGCTTAACCAGGCCGAATGCGCCGCAGCGTTGGGTAACGTAACTACCGGTTATACCAATATTATAGCTATCAGAAAACGTGCAGGCATTGAAGCCGGTGGCGATAGCCAATATGGCTTAGACGCGGGCATGAGCCCAGATCAGATGATCACCGCTATCATGAACGAGCGTAAGATTGAGTTCGCCTTTGAGGGTAAACGTTACTGGGACCTTCGTCGCCGTAAACTGCTTGAAAGCACGCTGAACGGAACAAAAAGAACCGGTTTGACAGTTACCCTGAACAACAACGCGAGCGCTAAAGATTATATCACCGGTACACGCGATGCCTCGGCAGCTGCATCTTTAGATGCCCTGTACAGCACCTCATTCACAGTTAAAACCAAAGCTTTAGATTCATACAACATCGCGGTTCAGGCAGGTGATTACTTTTTCGGGATCCCTTCGGCAGCGTTGTTAAACAATATCAATTTACAACAAAACAACACTTGGGGTGGGCCGTTTGATCCGCTTCAATAATAAAATTAATGGAACGATGGGTGCCTGCTAATCACTCAGCAAAAAGAATATTATCGATACAAATATGAAAAAACACACAGCTTTATTTTTAGTAGCAGCGGCATTGGGTTTAGCTAAACCGGCTTTTGCCCAGTACCCTGAAGTGCCGGAGAAGGTTAAAGCAGAGAGTGAAGCTTTGATGAAAGAGGCTACCCGTCGTTCAGATTCAGCATGGGCGGTTGCACTGCCCATTATAAAAGCCGATCAAAGAAAAGGCAAGGTAT includes:
- a CDS encoding SusC/RagA family TonB-linked outer membrane protein translates to MRKLFLLLSVLLCLGSALKAQDRNITGVVTDEKGAPLPGVAVQVKGSNTGTLTNADGKYSLKATNLQAIVVGVKFLGYNYQEKALKIGEMNADFKMLPSQNALEEVVVVGYGTQKKIHLTGAVAPVDMKTIQDIPTTNLAAALRGTNAAVSVTGGIARPGQSGTITIRNPVFLAKNGGSTTPLYIIDGVQRTEADFNLLDQSEVENISILKDAAAAIYGILGANGVIVVTTKRGQAGAPKVSFSSSVGVADAIQLPKMMSGVQMATYLNDIEQTRYNHTITPEGYINGDLSNKDLKYYTPDELEYFKNNNQNFLEQAFKPAVTTRNALSITGGNDKVTYFAGANYVNQNSNFKGVNTNRFGFRASVDAKVAKGLKLSLSLSEDLAKSKIYWYKLASTSESPDNDFLSLNQAPPWQKYFIDGHPVYLGTSNNDNLNFFAVQNSNNYTGNNNTVFNGLANLSYEIPGINGLTANVSYNRNINNAFNKQYGSTFYYNQYSGEGDNNHIPGGTVVGVKAIKNGDKVRLTPSLADNYQFNANLTYHKRFGAHEITALALYEQYESYSEGVAAEADGVIVGGKDNQTFTIGDQSSNQATLVKEYGRKAVAGRINYAYADKYLVELAMRADANTNFAPGHQWGYFPSASAGWVISKENFFKSVSFVDLLKFRGSVGLLGSDNTPSFLYAVNYQFGTGNKGGAVFGGNGDRGLGALLNIAIPNVNLTWDHDLKTNYGLDAAFLNNRLSVSADYFWEHRYDMLASLNTSVPVTIGAAPSAENYGIINTFGYEISVSWKDKIGSNFSYNFSPFFSWSDNKYIKYDIAAAQVGTIQDLTGKSGDPGTLGYKSLGIIRTQADADAIIAERAAAAGGAQNVKIFGYTPAPGMINYVDKNGDGIIKQNDINDQFYLGHKANNHYNLGLNLGGSYKTLSLNVVMGMSWGGTQSIESAAIKQGTANQNRPVFWADHWTPTNTNARYPDPYYSDDVSATSDFWFVSPFTWNISSANLSYTLPAGLTKRLGMSSIRAYVVATNPINFVNPFPDHYRDISSPFGAYPNLRTVSFGLNLGF
- a CDS encoding RagB/SusD family nutrient uptake outer membrane protein — its product is MKLFKTIFAALIVSALFTNCKKVLDKEDLTHSTPGQVFNDSTVAILNINYLYTANQPGWFGDTGGALGGGGDKCDEFYSDNAYVKGTVTTETVGDIGTSVNISNNYGRIRNINQSLQDLDASTLPASTKNRYKAQAYFWRAFRYFDLVRLYGGVPLVLKPLDAIGQDAKNAALLPRNKTSECFNQIVSDLDSCIKYLPAKWSGSDYGRISSAAAAAFKGRVLLTYASPQFNANNDAARWQAAADANDKAIQILNANNYGLNPSYDNMWFTESSSNPEAILVTGYNTSTTDQNQNNNTYDNATRPAYLGTKGGSNQPTWDIVKSYPMLDGKAPGASTKYVYDDSKFFANRDPRFNKTIAYNGCNWPINGNTSYRLWTYFYYNKADGSGVKTTEPTSATGSGFYLRKAIDPNISVSNAQYVGTDWMEIRYAEVLLNQAECAAALGNVTTGYTNIIAIRKRAGIEAGGDSQYGLDAGMSPDQMITAIMNERKIEFAFEGKRYWDLRRRKLLESTLNGTKRTGLTVTLNNNASAKDYITGTRDASAAASLDALYSTSFTVKTKALDSYNIAVQAGDYFFGIPSAALLNNINLQQNNTWGGPFDPLQ
- a CDS encoding DUF3826 domain-containing protein; translated protein: MKHFKYIALLLLSVAGSTAFAQAPADNNYIKVITERSNKIVTGAGITDSVKFKKVRDIVVAQYNDLNTVYEARKTKVNDIKAQMPDDKAGANTKIALIDTDVVKQVKVLHTAYIKNLNKELSADEVDKIKDGMTYRIYPITYTAYQDEIPNLTEDQKSKIKGWLLEARENAIDAESSEKKHAWFGKFKGRINNYLSAQGYDMKKEGEEWQKRIKERQAAKQ